The genomic segment AGTCTGTATACTCGTCTATAAAAACAGGGTGAAGGCCTATATACTCTCCAGTGAATGGGGGTATGGAAGTGGTAGGCTTGGCACCTGTCGGCGTCATTTTGCCTCCCTTTGGCATCTTTTTTCCCTCCTCTATCTCTTTATTCTATGGATTTTAGTTGTCAACACTCTGGGTGACTCATCGGTGCAGTCGGACTCTGCCTTTATTTTTAGCTTTTTTGCCCTGCCTATTTGGTTTGTCTTGGATAAAATCACTCAATGGACCCTTCATTACGGCATTGGCGTCCTCCGGCCAGAGGCAAAGGATATTGAGCCCGAGCAATTAGCCCTGCGTCAGGAAAAAGATGAACGTTTCCAACATCGCGTTTATACCATAGGTCGTCTCTGTCTCTTTATTGCCCTGATGGCCTGTCTGGCAAGTCTGTGGAACATCAACCTTCCCCTGGTGGAAGACTTTTCAAGAGTTATTTTTGATTCTGTAGCTGTCTGTGCCGTATCCCTTGTTACCTGGCGGGTACTGAGTAACTGGATTGAGGCAAAAATAGAAGAGTCACTGCCCAAGGTTGAGGAGACAGGGGAGACAGAGGAGAAGGATGATGGCGACTGGGGGGCAGGGGGCGCGAGTAAGAGTAGGGCCTATACTCTGTTACCCATGTTGAGAAAATTCATTGGCACCATTCTGCTGGTAATGGTGGTGATGACCCTGCTTGCCCAGCTGGGTATTGATATTGGTCCACTGCTTGCCGGTGCTGGTGTTATTGGCCTTGCCATTGGTTTTGGGGCGCAGAAGCTGGTTGCCGATATGTTTTCCGGATTTTTCTATCTTCTCGACGATGCCTTTCGGGTTGGAGAGTACCTGACTGCGGGCAAGGTCTCGGGGACCGTTGAAAATATTTCCCTGCGTAATGTCTTTTTACGACATCATCTTGGTATGTTGCAGATTGTCCCCCATAGTGAACTTGGAGCTATTACCAACTTTATGCGGGGCGGTATTATTGTTAAGTTCAACCTCGATTTTCCCTATGACGTTGATATTGATCTGGTTCGTAGGATCATAAAAAAAGTTGGTGTAGCAATGCTTGCGGACGAAGAACTTGGGCCGGATTTTATCCGGCCAATAAAGTCTCAGGGGGTTCGGGGGATTACCAATTCGGTGATGACCATCCGGGCAAAATTCACCGCCCATCCGGGAAAACAGTTTGTTATTCGCCGCGAGGCCTATAGGCTTATCACCGAGGCACTGGCTAAGAAGGGTATTCACTATGCTCATCGTAAGGTGATTGTCGATGTGGCAAGTCATGAAGATAATATGAGCTTAAAGGCGGCAGGGGCTGCTGCAATGTCCTCAATTCAAAATGATGAGGAGCAGGCGGCGGCAAAGGCTTCTGACTAGTAGGAGACTATTTGCGGAACTTTATGGTGAGCTCTATTTCATCAATATGTTCTGTCACCTTCAGGCTGTTGACATAGCCGTGAACTGTTCCGGCCAGAGAACGCTGAATAAAGTCTTTCATGGGTACCTTTTGCCCGTTAACAAACAGTGAGGTGGTCTCCTTGTTCCTGGCATCTTCTCCGAGAAAACGTTTTTCAATAAAGGATGCTATCTCCTCACTCTCGTCGAGACGAAAGACATAGTCTCCTCTTATGCCACTGATATTGGTGGCAAGGGCAATCACCCCGGTGACCTCGTCACGAATCTTCTGGTCGATATCTCGTATAACCTCTATCTTGGCAATTTTACGGGCCCGTTTAAAACCTTCGGCAATAATAATATCAGCCTCGGGAAAGAAGCGATGGGCCATGGTCTGCAGGGAGTCTATTTTTTGAAAGGACTGGAGCACCATCTGATCGGGTGCTACCAGGAGGACGCTATCCGCTCCGGCAATTTTGTGTTTGTGGGTGTCTGTACCCGGGGTATCAAACTCAAGACCCACCTCGGAGCTGGACTTCATCACGGCAACAGTGTAGCCCTTTGCCTTGAGATGGGATACCACTCTTGTTGCCAGGGTTGTTTTGCCGCTATCATGCCAACCTATAAATGAAACTATTGCTGCCATTCCCCATACTCCCTTGTCTTTTCAGGGGCAGTAGTCCCCTCACTTTATCTCTGCTTTGACCTTCGCTAGGGCAGAGGATACCCTACCAGATACGCGAAAGCAAAAAATTAGCCTTAAAATAAATGCATTGCAAGCAGATAGAATCGGATTGGCCCTCTTTTTACTGGGCTATCCGTCTGAGGTAGGAGAAGATTTGAAATATATCTTTTGCTAGCAGAATCTCTTGTCGGGCGTGGTATCAGTCTATGGGTGAGGGGAAGGTGCAAAAGAAAAAAGGGGATATTTTTTAAGAAATATCCCCTTTTGTAAACAAGTTGCGGTGTTTGCTGTGAGCTACTCGTACTTATGCAGGCTGTGAAGAATATCGACCTCTTCCTGTGGCTTGTAACCTGTTTTCATGGACTTAAGAGAGCCTGCTATGGCAAAGATTGACATGTAGCAGTGGGTTAGATAGAAGGCCACCAGAATCATACCCAAGACATTATGGATAATTGCGTAGATACGGATAAGATCGATATTTATGCCAAAGCTCCAGAGGTAAAAACCTGTAAAGGCCATGATAAGACCACCGGGCACGGCACACCAGTACCACATCTTTTGACCTGCATTAAACTTCTCTGCAGGCACTGGCACCTTCTTTTTGCTGAGGTAACCACCTAAGATAAGGCACCATTTAATGTCGCACATAGCCGGCAACATGTCTTTGAGCCAAATGACAAGCATCAATAAGAGAGCGGGTAGGGCTAGAAAGGCTGCGAAGAGATGGACGTAGCGGGCGCTACGAATAAATGTGCCACCCCCGAAAAAGGAAGCAAAGGTAATGAGCAGTCCTGTGATCACCAGAGCGGTGAAGGAGACGGCCCCAAGAAGGTGGATAAGGCGGGAGAATAGGGGGAAAAAGAGGATCTGTTTACCGCCATGATCAAAGTGTTTAGCTCCGATAATCAGATAGTGGAGAGCAAAGATCAGTGGTACTGCGGTAATAAGGAGCAAAAATATCCACATAAAATAATGGGATTGCAAGAGGGTGAAAAGAGCACCATATTTTTGCCAATCCTCGCCGACAATACCTGTGATTAATCGTTGATAGTACTCTGGTGAAGAGGCCGTTGCCCAGGCAGAGACCGCCCCGAAAGTTAAGAAGAGCAGAACAGTTAATCCAGAGAGAAGGCCAGATTGCGTAGTTTTTTGCATAATTGCATCCTTGAGATTATCTGCCCGAATAACTTCGGGCAGATAGTAGATCAGTGACGTTACTTATCGTCTTTTTTGTATGCCCGATCCCAGCCCCAAGCCCCGGCGCCTGAACCACGTTGAAAGACACGCTTCCGATAGACATCGGCTATAATATCAGCATCGCCGGCAAGAAGCGCCTTGGTGGCACACATACCAGAGCAGAG from the Desulfotalea psychrophila LSv54 genome contains:
- a CDS encoding mechanosensitive ion channel family protein; amino-acid sequence: MPNRSFLCLFVTLFFVSNLFLSVPSSLFAQAIPPSPAPSTQSTEKIQALMAGLSDEQVRAMLITELQNDAAVLPPEKLQRSRGPAIVFGTLLTSLDKTAYSSEKRLQKLIESVPLIIPSLKSTFLKLCPVGTSHGAVINLLWILLFIVTGLVAEKIFNVWITRHYFPPGDAIEEDGHIWTRLSAGVSRQMPGILGVFVLFFVSYLVNILTLGTQLPFVQLVFFSALIGLLFCRIIGMISKIFLSPATSALRILPLQESSARTVHRLIIAITVYIVFSTMFSILIYRLSGDYKAYILLMFLSASLLLLITAVCILVYKNRVKAYILSSEWGYGSGRLGTCRRHFASLWHLFSLLYLFILWILVVNTLGDSSVQSDSAFIFSFFALPIWFVLDKITQWTLHYGIGVLRPEAKDIEPEQLALRQEKDERFQHRVYTIGRLCLFIALMACLASLWNINLPLVEDFSRVIFDSVAVCAVSLVTWRVLSNWIEAKIEESLPKVEETGETEEKDDGDWGAGGASKSRAYTLLPMLRKFIGTILLVMVVMTLLAQLGIDIGPLLAGAGVIGLAIGFGAQKLVADMFSGFFYLLDDAFRVGEYLTAGKVSGTVENISLRNVFLRHHLGMLQIVPHSELGAITNFMRGGIIVKFNLDFPYDVDIDLVRRIIKKVGVAMLADEELGPDFIRPIKSQGVRGITNSVMTIRAKFTAHPGKQFVIRREAYRLITEALAKKGIHYAHRKVIVDVASHEDNMSLKAAGAAAMSSIQNDEEQAAAKASD
- the mobB gene encoding molybdopterin-guanine dinucleotide biosynthesis protein B: MAAIVSFIGWHDSGKTTLATRVVSHLKAKGYTVAVMKSSSEVGLEFDTPGTDTHKHKIAGADSVLLVAPDQMVLQSFQKIDSLQTMAHRFFPEADIIIAEGFKRARKIAKIEVIRDIDQKIRDEVTGVIALATNISGIRGDYVFRLDESEEIASFIEKRFLGEDARNKETTSLFVNGQKVPMKDFIQRSLAGTVHGYVNSLKVTEHIDEIELTIKFRK
- a CDS encoding formate dehydrogenase subunit gamma, with protein sequence MQKTTQSGLLSGLTVLLFLTFGAVSAWATASSPEYYQRLITGIVGEDWQKYGALFTLLQSHYFMWIFLLLITAVPLIFALHYLIIGAKHFDHGGKQILFFPLFSRLIHLLGAVSFTALVITGLLITFASFFGGGTFIRSARYVHLFAAFLALPALLLMLVIWLKDMLPAMCDIKWCLILGGYLSKKKVPVPAEKFNAGQKMWYWCAVPGGLIMAFTGFYLWSFGINIDLIRIYAIIHNVLGMILVAFYLTHCYMSIFAIAGSLKSMKTGYKPQEEVDILHSLHKYE